Proteins from one Longimicrobium sp. genomic window:
- a CDS encoding trypsin-like peptidase domain-containing protein — protein sequence MPSRSIKTVPVVLALALLPAARAAAQNDVVNITRRANPAVITLHAFNTSGREMSLGSGFYLPDGRIATNRHVVEGASRIEATTADERRVGTAQYAEAVGGVTADLAILPRINTPPATLPLARALPEVGEAIVVIGAPEGLSNTVSTGIVSAVRRVEGRTLLQISAPISHGSSGGPVLNMRGEVVGVSVAVLAEGQNLNFAVPVTELTRLTQNTPGRIAFNGDLRFGGGDTGGRGTTGRRDISDLNTASLPRITTGQSAEGRLTAADFRRPDGSFADAYVYTGRAGERITVTLTSDDFDTWLVVDDPNGPMREYDDDSAGELNSTLTVTLPHSGQFLIVANSATENATGRYRLTVRGAGRGDVVADDDGGQGGRGGFEDIDMSRATRITAGQTMSGRLTSADFLLNDNTYVHPYVYQGRAGERITVTLRSNSFDSWLVVRGPGGFDQHNDDGAGGNDSQLTVTLPRSGPYLIAANTVGQRDTGPYTLSVQSGGARPAPGQDDTGGRGVAITDLDWRRLPAIQAGQSVAGRLSSTDVLRDDNTYMDGYVYQGRAGERITITLQSSAFDAWLVVNDPNGPLYEHDDDSGGGNNSSLTLTLPHSGPYVIVANSVSQDTGNYLLRIQSSRR from the coding sequence ATGCCTTCACGCTCCATCAAGACCGTCCCGGTCGTGCTCGCGCTCGCGCTGCTTCCCGCCGCCCGCGCGGCGGCGCAGAACGACGTGGTGAACATCACCCGGCGCGCCAACCCGGCCGTCATCACCCTCCACGCCTTCAACACCTCGGGGCGCGAGATGAGCCTGGGGAGCGGCTTCTACCTCCCCGACGGCCGCATCGCCACCAACCGCCACGTGGTCGAGGGCGCCTCGCGCATCGAGGCGACGACGGCCGACGAGCGGCGCGTGGGCACCGCGCAGTATGCCGAGGCGGTGGGCGGCGTCACCGCCGACCTGGCCATCCTGCCGCGGATCAACACCCCGCCGGCCACCCTGCCGCTGGCGCGCGCCCTTCCCGAGGTGGGCGAGGCCATCGTGGTCATCGGCGCGCCCGAGGGGCTGTCGAACACGGTGTCCACCGGCATCGTCAGCGCCGTGCGGCGGGTGGAGGGGCGCACGTTGCTGCAGATCAGCGCGCCCATCAGCCACGGCTCGTCGGGCGGCCCCGTGCTGAACATGCGCGGCGAGGTGGTGGGCGTGAGCGTGGCCGTGCTGGCCGAGGGGCAGAACCTGAACTTCGCCGTCCCGGTCACCGAGCTCACGCGGCTCACCCAGAACACCCCCGGGCGCATCGCCTTCAACGGCGACCTGCGCTTCGGCGGCGGCGATACCGGCGGCCGCGGCACCACCGGCCGGCGCGACATCAGCGACCTGAACACCGCCTCGCTCCCGCGCATCACCACCGGGCAGTCGGCCGAGGGGCGGCTGACGGCCGCGGACTTCCGCCGGCCGGACGGCTCGTTCGCCGACGCCTACGTCTACACGGGCCGCGCCGGCGAGCGCATCACCGTCACGCTGACCTCCGACGACTTCGACACCTGGCTGGTGGTGGACGACCCCAACGGCCCGATGCGCGAGTACGACGACGACAGCGCCGGTGAGCTGAACTCCACGCTCACCGTCACCCTGCCGCACTCCGGGCAGTTCCTGATCGTGGCCAACTCGGCCACCGAGAACGCCACCGGGCGCTACCGGCTGACGGTGCGCGGCGCGGGCCGCGGCGACGTCGTGGCGGACGACGACGGGGGGCAGGGCGGCCGCGGCGGCTTCGAGGACATCGACATGAGCCGCGCCACCCGCATCACGGCGGGGCAGACGATGAGCGGGCGCCTGACCAGCGCCGACTTCCTGCTGAACGACAACACCTACGTTCACCCGTACGTGTACCAGGGCCGCGCGGGCGAGCGCATCACCGTCACGCTGCGCTCCAACTCGTTCGACTCGTGGCTGGTCGTCCGCGGCCCCGGCGGGTTCGACCAGCACAACGACGACGGCGCGGGCGGCAACGACTCGCAGCTCACGGTCACGCTCCCGCGCAGCGGCCCGTACCTGATCGCCGCCAACACGGTGGGGCAGCGCGACACCGGCCCGTACACCCTCTCGGTGCAGAGCGGCGGCGCCCGCCCCGCCCCGGGGCAGGACGACACCGGCGGGCGCGGCGTCGCCATCACCGACCTGGACTGGCGGCGGCTTCCCGCCATCCAGGCGGGGCAGTCGGTCGCCGGCCGCCTGAGCAGCACCGACGTGCTGCGCGACGACAACACGTACATGGACGGCTACGTGTACCAGGGCCGCGCCGGCGAGCGCATCACCATCACCCTGCAGTCCAGCGCCTTCGACGCGTGGCTGGTGGTGAACGACCCCAACGGCCCGCTGTACGAGCACGACGACGATTCGGGCGGCGGGAACAACTCCTCGCTGACGCTCACGCTGCCGCACTCGGGCCCGTACGTGATCGTGGCGAACTCGGTCTCGCAGGACACCGGCAACTACCTCCTCCGCATCCAGAGCAGCCGCCGGTAG
- a CDS encoding cyanophycinase: MERQRSNGTGGGEDTPNRRRSDRHGGTLVLIGGACDPAGEAFGRFVELAGGRDGGRIVGLTTASAHPLKSARAWMKDFSDAGATHVEFPIVDSRDRAQDAKVAEMLRDADGIFLGGGDQVHLVTTLGGSKVGRALAEAYTAGAVICGTSAGAAALTETILAGGEPDQYGQMQDLHLGPGFGLLGFRAVIDTHFTQRRRLQRLFMVIARNAELMGLGIDEDTAMVVRGHLGEVVGRGSVTFVDGRGVRFDNADECETGTPLTLSYLRVGIVGAGYTLNLRERELENLLQTRREQGETTVLRSEEVAASTPAVVRTMGDD, from the coding sequence ATGGAGCGGCAGCGGAGCAACGGCACGGGCGGCGGTGAGGACACGCCCAACCGGCGGCGGAGCGACCGGCACGGCGGCACGCTGGTGCTGATCGGCGGCGCCTGCGACCCGGCGGGCGAGGCGTTCGGCCGCTTCGTGGAGCTGGCCGGCGGGCGCGACGGCGGGCGGATCGTGGGGCTGACCACCGCCTCGGCGCACCCGCTGAAGTCCGCGCGCGCGTGGATGAAGGACTTTTCCGATGCGGGCGCCACGCACGTGGAGTTCCCCATCGTGGACAGCCGCGACCGCGCGCAGGACGCCAAGGTGGCGGAGATGCTGCGCGACGCCGACGGCATCTTCCTGGGCGGCGGCGACCAGGTGCACCTGGTGACCACGCTGGGGGGATCGAAGGTGGGGCGCGCGCTGGCCGAGGCGTACACCGCGGGGGCGGTGATCTGCGGCACCAGCGCGGGGGCGGCGGCGCTCACCGAGACCATCCTGGCCGGTGGCGAGCCCGACCAGTACGGGCAGATGCAGGACCTTCACCTGGGCCCCGGCTTCGGGCTGCTGGGGTTCCGCGCGGTGATCGACACGCACTTCACGCAGCGGCGGCGGCTGCAGCGCCTGTTCATGGTCATCGCCCGCAACGCCGAGCTGATGGGGCTGGGGATCGACGAGGACACCGCCATGGTGGTGCGCGGGCACCTGGGCGAGGTCGTCGGGCGCGGGTCGGTGACCTTCGTGGACGGGCGCGGCGTGCGCTTCGACAACGCCGACGAGTGCGAGACGGGGACGCCGCTCACCCTCAGCTACCTGCGCGTGGGGATCGTGGGCGCCGGCTACACGCTGAACCTGCGCGAGCGCGAACTGGAGAACCTCCTCCAGACCCGCCGCGAGCAGGGCGAAACGACCGTTCTCCGCAGCGAAGAGGTGGCCGCGTCCACGCCCGCCGTGGTGCGGACGATGGGCGACGACTGA
- a CDS encoding tetratricopeptide repeat protein, protein MQLTSRSRTRKPAPNRRQRVPPALTRGIERVDAISILDEIPGDLGLVLWRSVRNVLLWAETPPTGRASLFAGDAARTRQQELGVMDADPELQAPLSIFADLLRHPARADMLRLVNACRRVAVWAEWRGALRTSLEFSQAAALVSPDSASLAYAVGRVARRLADYDRAESWYTRAVVQARESREWRSYASALAGMGNLHMQRGNYPAAKRAHLRCLNAAERHHVPDLVGAAYHNLFSAEVEMQAGLEVDTLAARALEAYGSNTTAIQRLAHDVAHHWNLRGQFQGALNVALALEPVVDDPSVRPIIQSLIARAAGGVGDRTKYDAAVSHADELLSNPAVPEELAARTLLGLAHGALNLGDMRAAAGYADEAVSIARKRAEGRVVLEAEAVLEAATRHAAARRMAATAKVPAAPALAADIVRVLTSGKLEMVAA, encoded by the coding sequence ATGCAGCTCACCTCACGCAGCCGCACACGCAAACCGGCTCCCAACCGGCGGCAGCGCGTCCCTCCGGCCCTCACGCGCGGCATCGAGCGCGTGGACGCCATCTCCATTCTCGACGAAATCCCCGGCGACCTGGGCCTCGTGCTCTGGCGGTCGGTTCGCAACGTGCTGCTCTGGGCCGAGACTCCGCCCACGGGCCGCGCGTCGCTTTTCGCGGGTGACGCCGCCCGCACGCGCCAGCAGGAGCTGGGCGTGATGGACGCCGACCCCGAGCTGCAGGCCCCGCTCTCCATCTTCGCCGACCTCCTCCGCCACCCCGCGCGGGCCGACATGCTGCGCCTGGTGAACGCCTGCCGGCGCGTGGCCGTGTGGGCCGAGTGGCGCGGCGCGCTCCGCACCTCGCTCGAGTTCTCGCAGGCCGCCGCGCTGGTCTCGCCGGACTCGGCGTCGCTCGCGTACGCGGTCGGCCGCGTGGCCCGCCGCCTGGCCGACTACGACCGCGCGGAGAGCTGGTACACGCGCGCGGTGGTGCAGGCGCGCGAGAGCCGCGAGTGGCGCTCGTACGCGTCGGCGCTGGCGGGCATGGGCAACCTGCACATGCAGCGGGGCAACTACCCCGCCGCCAAGCGCGCGCACCTGCGCTGCCTGAACGCCGCCGAGCGCCACCACGTCCCCGACCTCGTCGGCGCCGCCTACCACAACCTGTTCAGCGCGGAAGTGGAAATGCAGGCGGGGCTGGAGGTCGACACCCTCGCAGCCCGCGCGCTGGAAGCATATGGATCGAACACCACGGCCATTCAGCGACTGGCGCACGACGTGGCGCACCACTGGAACCTTCGGGGTCAGTTCCAGGGCGCGTTGAATGTGGCGCTCGCATTGGAGCCGGTGGTAGACGACCCCTCCGTCCGACCCATCATTCAGAGTCTGATCGCCCGCGCCGCGGGGGGGGTTGGCGACCGGACGAAGTACGATGCCGCGGTCAGCCATGCGGATGAGCTGCTCAGCAACCCCGCCGTTCCCGAAGAGCTGGCGGCGCGCACGCTCCTGGGACTCGCGCATGGCGCGCTGAACCTGGGCGACATGCGCGCCGCGGCCGGTTATGCCGACGAGGCGGTGTCGATCGCCCGCAAGCGGGCGGAGGGGCGTGTCGTCCTTGAAGCCGAAGCCGTGCTCGAAGCGGCCACCCGGCATGCGGCCGCTCGGCGGATGGCAGCCACAGCAAAGGTGCCGGCGGCGCCCGCGCTCGCGGCCGATATTGTCCGGGTGCTCACCTCTGGCAAACTGGAGATGGTGGCCGCCTGA
- a CDS encoding cyanophycin synthetase family protein codes for MSRPDPYTEIRLLSLRSVRGANLWSRRPVTRIDLHPGEYDEISSAHVAGFTEALVAALPGLWEHRCSIGERGGFVTRLRRGTYAPHIIEHVGLELQSMAGHDVGYGRARGGDRPGEYTVVFEHLHAEVGMRAAALALELVQRGFAGELDRAAVDFALAELASLAESPDVPALHQTVLCGIAGGGDRAGARDEMVRRGLSQHELVVDLAPSYLLNAGLPYSRSHIAVVLDAEPGDVPERYREDDLARRLVAIPADAVMRDGVFICPAREWEVQDMARDAGCRVAVFSTRDDLRDRDMRVAHAVAFVRDGRIVMEIAGSTEDGGELDGQASPAAQVAAALAVRSLQELETGVEA; via the coding sequence ATGAGCCGTCCCGATCCGTACACCGAGATCCGCCTGCTGTCGCTGCGCTCCGTGCGCGGCGCGAACCTGTGGTCGCGCCGGCCGGTCACGCGCATCGACCTGCACCCGGGCGAGTACGACGAGATCTCGTCGGCGCACGTGGCGGGGTTCACCGAGGCGCTGGTGGCCGCACTTCCCGGGCTGTGGGAGCACCGCTGCAGCATCGGCGAGCGCGGCGGGTTCGTCACGCGGCTGCGGCGGGGAACCTACGCGCCGCACATCATCGAGCACGTGGGGCTGGAGCTGCAGTCCATGGCCGGGCACGACGTGGGCTACGGCCGCGCCCGCGGCGGCGACCGCCCCGGCGAGTACACCGTGGTTTTCGAGCACCTGCACGCCGAGGTGGGGATGCGCGCCGCCGCGCTGGCGCTGGAGCTGGTGCAGCGCGGCTTCGCGGGGGAGCTGGACCGCGCCGCGGTGGACTTCGCGCTCGCCGAGCTGGCATCGCTCGCCGAGTCGCCCGACGTGCCGGCGCTGCACCAGACGGTGCTGTGCGGCATCGCCGGCGGCGGCGACCGCGCGGGCGCGCGCGACGAGATGGTGCGGCGGGGATTGAGCCAGCACGAGCTGGTGGTGGACCTGGCGCCGTCCTATCTCCTGAACGCGGGGCTGCCGTACTCGCGCTCGCACATCGCCGTGGTGCTGGACGCGGAGCCGGGCGACGTTCCCGAGCGCTACCGCGAGGACGACTTGGCGCGGCGGCTGGTGGCCATCCCCGCCGACGCGGTGATGCGCGACGGCGTCTTCATCTGCCCGGCCAGGGAGTGGGAGGTGCAGGACATGGCGCGCGACGCGGGGTGCCGCGTGGCCGTGTTCTCCACCCGCGACGACCTGCGGGATCGCGACATGCGGGTGGCGCACGCGGTGGCGTTCGTGCGCGACGGGCGGATCGTGATGGAGATTGCGGGGTCTACGGAAGACGGGGGCGAGCTGGACGGCCAGGCCTCGCCCGCGGCGCAGGTGGCGGCGGCGCTGGCCGTGCGCTCGCTGCAGGAACTGGAGACGGGGGTTGAGGCGTGA
- a CDS encoding carboxypeptidase-like regulatory domain-containing protein, which translates to MQQRLVRILPLLLLAAAVPPAARAQQAAADLTVIVADTTTGQPIAGASVTAGRARGETNARGEAVFRAVPAGPVTVEARRLGYLAGRTQATVQPGAAQTVSVALGLDPVVLRRLNVTAATLPRSPLLRDFYIRKATWGSGRFLTRDDFGPDGRGRMSDAMRRIPGVYITSDGGRPLLRFGKNVPEIVGGECEPIFYLDGTRYGPVNDLDHEFQGLLIEGVEIYNGARIPPQFNGANSGCGVVVVWTRRTLAS; encoded by the coding sequence ATGCAGCAACGACTCGTCCGCATCCTCCCGCTCCTCCTGCTCGCCGCGGCGGTTCCGCCGGCGGCGCGTGCGCAGCAGGCCGCGGCCGACCTCACCGTCATCGTCGCCGACACCACCACGGGGCAGCCGATCGCGGGAGCGAGCGTCACCGCCGGCCGCGCGCGCGGCGAGACCAACGCCCGCGGCGAGGCCGTCTTCCGTGCCGTTCCCGCCGGGCCGGTCACGGTCGAGGCGCGGCGGCTGGGCTACCTTGCCGGCCGCACGCAGGCCACCGTGCAGCCCGGCGCGGCACAGACCGTCTCCGTGGCGCTGGGGCTGGACCCGGTGGTGCTGCGGCGGCTGAACGTCACGGCCGCCACGCTCCCGCGCTCGCCGCTCCTGCGCGACTTCTACATCCGCAAGGCCACCTGGGGAAGCGGCCGCTTCCTCACCCGCGACGACTTCGGCCCCGACGGGCGCGGGCGGATGTCCGACGCCATGCGCCGCATCCCCGGCGTGTACATCACCAGCGACGGCGGGCGGCCGCTGCTGCGCTTCGGCAAGAACGTCCCCGAGATCGTGGGCGGCGAGTGCGAGCCCATCTTCTACCTCGACGGCACCCGCTACGGCCCCGTGAACGACCTGGACCACGAGTTCCAGGGGCTGCTGATCGAGGGCGTGGAGATTTACAACGGCGCGCGCATCCCGCCGCAGTTCAACGGCGCCAACAGCGGGTGCGGGGTGGTGGTGGTCTGGACCCGGCGCACCCTCGCGTCGTAG
- a CDS encoding M28 family peptidase, which translates to MQRTLPKLLPLLALAATPLAARAQMADPWAVLARPRTHAPRPTTPAITPADLMTRLYIFADDSMQGRLIATPGNSKGVEYIAGELRRMGLEPAGDNGTFFQDIHLVERGIDESAAFGVNGTALRAWTDYVPRDNGPGARSVDGAQAVWGGTMTDSAHMIDSAAVAGKLVVIGMGPGYAGDPPGTANRIQLTRRYRRAAGIAFVGMDALTPASLALYRQPLQLMQGAPGPELPSYMYVTKRAAALLMGADPETLQPGAAGATVTGSPRFAERPTAAPARNVVAILRGSDPALRSEYVAIGAHNDHIGTSGEATASDSMYIVNHLFRAQGADDDDPHLTEAQQAQVNAALAQVRRRTGGASARVDSIYNGADDDGSGSMGVLEIAQWFASRPRPKRSLLFVWHVGEEEGLFGSEYYTDHPTVPRESIVAQLNMDMIGRGGANDVTGTSKDGAMLHGGPGYVQLVGSRRLSTELGDLAETVNRTGNHGLNFDYAMDANGHPQNIYCRSDHYEYARYGIPIIFFTTGGHADYHQVTDEPQYIDYGRMAQVANFVADLATHVANLDHRPVVDHPKPDPHGNCVQ; encoded by the coding sequence ATGCAACGCACCCTGCCGAAGCTCCTTCCGCTCCTGGCGCTGGCCGCGACACCCCTTGCCGCGCGCGCGCAGATGGCGGACCCCTGGGCCGTGCTCGCGCGCCCGCGCACCCACGCGCCGCGGCCCACCACGCCCGCCATCACACCGGCGGACCTGATGACGCGGCTGTACATCTTCGCCGACGACTCGATGCAGGGGCGATTGATCGCCACGCCCGGAAACTCCAAGGGGGTGGAGTACATCGCGGGCGAGCTGCGGCGGATGGGGCTGGAGCCCGCGGGCGACAACGGCACGTTCTTCCAGGACATCCACCTGGTGGAGCGGGGGATCGACGAGAGCGCCGCTTTCGGGGTGAACGGCACCGCGCTGCGTGCGTGGACCGACTACGTGCCGCGCGACAACGGCCCCGGCGCGCGCTCGGTCGACGGCGCGCAGGCGGTGTGGGGCGGGACGATGACGGATTCGGCGCACATGATCGACTCGGCCGCCGTGGCCGGGAAGCTGGTGGTGATCGGGATGGGCCCGGGGTACGCGGGCGACCCGCCGGGGACGGCGAACCGCATCCAGCTGACGCGGCGCTACCGGCGCGCGGCGGGGATCGCGTTCGTGGGGATGGATGCCCTCACCCCCGCGTCGCTGGCGCTGTACCGCCAGCCGCTGCAGCTGATGCAGGGCGCGCCCGGCCCCGAGCTGCCGTCGTACATGTACGTCACGAAGCGCGCGGCGGCGCTGCTGATGGGCGCCGACCCCGAGACGCTGCAGCCGGGCGCCGCGGGGGCCACCGTCACCGGCAGCCCGCGCTTCGCCGAGCGGCCGACCGCCGCGCCGGCGCGCAACGTGGTGGCCATCCTGCGCGGGAGCGACCCGGCGCTCCGGAGCGAGTACGTGGCCATCGGCGCGCACAACGACCACATCGGCACCTCGGGCGAGGCGACGGCGAGCGACTCGATGTACATCGTGAACCACCTCTTCCGCGCGCAGGGCGCGGACGACGACGATCCGCACCTCACCGAGGCGCAGCAGGCGCAGGTGAACGCCGCGCTGGCCCAGGTCCGGCGGCGCACCGGCGGCGCGTCGGCGCGGGTGGACAGCATCTACAACGGCGCGGACGACGACGGTTCGGGGTCGATGGGGGTGCTGGAGATCGCGCAGTGGTTCGCCAGCCGGCCACGGCCGAAGCGCTCGCTCCTGTTCGTCTGGCACGTGGGCGAGGAGGAGGGATTGTTCGGCTCGGAATACTACACCGACCACCCCACCGTGCCCCGCGAGAGCATCGTGGCGCAGCTGAACATGGACATGATCGGGCGCGGCGGCGCGAACGACGTGACGGGGACGAGCAAGGACGGCGCGATGCTGCACGGCGGGCCGGGATACGTGCAGCTCGTCGGCTCGCGGCGGCTGTCGACGGAGCTGGGCGACCTGGCGGAGACGGTGAACCGCACGGGGAACCACGGCCTCAACTTCGACTACGCGATGGACGCGAACGGGCACCCGCAGAACATCTACTGCCGCAGCGACCACTACGAGTACGCGCGCTACGGCATCCCCATCATCTTCTTCACCACCGGCGGGCACGCGGACTACCACCAGGTGACCGACGAGCCGCAGTACATCGACTATGGCCGCATGGCGCAGGTGGCGAATTTCGTGGCGGACCTGGCCACCCACGTCGCCAACCTCGACCACCGCCCGGTCGTCGACCACCCGAAGCCTGACCCGCACGGCAACTGCGTGCAGTAG
- a CDS encoding glutamate-cysteine ligase family protein: MSSRRRVLVVVSDARDADGLPGEMVVDADRYLEGAGELSDPRATVVNLCRTTRYGSRGYYVSLLADARRQQVIPTVDTSEGLHEPYGRFRALQEAGVATIDAGEMSVRRRELGHVHPIPSARPGEGDEEPRHPFPIPVIRGGDGRCRPAAPEELVETLVYLGTCADPRFQRAALAVYREWPAPVLRLQLVEEDEEWKVTQVAAVPPHHLDVDERKHLVRALADEQRVLRRGREAPRETVRASIAVLVDPGDPFSPSSPETIDRLERVASRLNVHVARIGPGDMRKLPEYDALFIRSLTGVSEPAFQFALRAEALDMPVVDDPQSIIRCGNKVFLEELLRREGIPTPRTLIVTQTTPWATLQSLGLPFVIKLPDGSFSAAVHKITSRDEFRRRSKEMFARSPLLIAQEFLPTDFDWRVTVLGGRLLFASRYFMARGHWQIRTEVKGTERYGKVEAVPRGQAPAAVVETALRAASLIGRGLYGVDLKETERGPVVIEINDNPNLDVGYEDAVDGNVIYEDIVSFFVQRIEEGSPSPAANGDGDGAGLASIRRPVQVKAQGDGGARGYRAFEVAGMELEYPTVDRDLNVVSLVEPAFRILAGRGTSDVHLGALGFSNEIADHVFEVKTTAPVRSLRQAEEVLYEGVQRFTAVLRDEFDARLMPTGMHPWFDPRKGRLWARSGGRIYGTYERLFDVRTHGWMNVQASHLNLPFGSERETLAMHTAAALLIPYLPALAASTPMFEGDLRPHADSRLAWILEHQARIPESCGQLVPEYVESFGDYRKNVLGPMYAALDRLPGDTSAIRHEFLNARGAVFKFSRRAMEVRVLDTQECVRMDAAIAAFVRAALKEMTRRVLAGRIVLPPHELLVEDFRATIRDGSAAVVTAPHVPVERDETGRTDVRAVLRELLAVARKGARKDEAPYLELVAGVIERGSLSECIRSALRPYEEGPDEDFTEAARRIYIELMDCLEANEPWRGRGL; encoded by the coding sequence GTGAGCAGCCGCAGGCGGGTGCTGGTGGTGGTCTCGGACGCGCGCGACGCGGACGGGCTGCCGGGCGAGATGGTGGTGGACGCCGACCGCTACCTGGAAGGCGCGGGCGAGCTCTCCGATCCGCGCGCCACGGTGGTGAACCTCTGCCGCACCACGCGCTACGGGAGCCGCGGCTACTACGTCTCGCTGCTGGCCGACGCGCGCCGCCAGCAGGTGATCCCCACCGTCGACACCAGCGAGGGGCTGCACGAGCCGTACGGGCGCTTCCGCGCGCTCCAGGAGGCGGGCGTGGCCACGATCGACGCGGGGGAGATGAGCGTCCGCCGCCGCGAGCTGGGCCACGTCCACCCCATCCCCTCCGCCCGGCCGGGAGAGGGAGACGAGGAGCCGCGGCACCCCTTCCCCATTCCCGTGATCCGCGGCGGGGACGGGAGATGCCGCCCCGCCGCGCCCGAAGAGCTGGTGGAGACGCTGGTCTACCTGGGCACCTGCGCCGATCCCCGCTTCCAGCGCGCGGCGCTCGCCGTTTACCGCGAGTGGCCGGCGCCGGTGCTGCGGCTGCAGCTGGTGGAGGAAGACGAGGAGTGGAAGGTCACGCAGGTGGCCGCCGTCCCCCCGCACCACCTGGACGTCGACGAGAGAAAGCACCTGGTGCGCGCGCTGGCCGACGAGCAGCGCGTCCTCCGCCGCGGCCGCGAGGCGCCGCGCGAGACGGTGCGCGCCTCCATCGCCGTCCTCGTCGACCCGGGCGACCCGTTCAGCCCCTCGTCGCCCGAGACCATCGATCGGCTGGAGCGGGTGGCGTCGCGGCTGAACGTGCACGTGGCCCGCATCGGGCCGGGCGACATGCGCAAGCTGCCCGAGTACGACGCGCTCTTCATCCGCTCGCTCACCGGCGTCTCCGAGCCCGCCTTCCAGTTCGCCCTGCGGGCCGAGGCGCTGGACATGCCCGTGGTCGACGACCCGCAGTCCATCATCCGCTGCGGCAACAAGGTCTTCCTGGAAGAGCTGCTGCGCCGCGAGGGGATCCCCACGCCGCGCACCCTCATCGTCACCCAGACCACGCCGTGGGCCACGCTGCAGTCGCTCGGCCTCCCCTTCGTCATCAAGCTCCCCGACGGCTCCTTCTCCGCCGCGGTGCACAAGATCACCAGCCGCGACGAGTTCCGGCGCCGCTCGAAGGAGATGTTCGCGCGCTCGCCGCTCCTCATCGCCCAGGAGTTCCTTCCCACCGACTTCGACTGGCGGGTGACGGTGCTGGGCGGGCGGCTCCTCTTCGCCTCGCGCTACTTCATGGCGCGCGGGCACTGGCAGATCCGCACCGAGGTGAAGGGCACCGAGCGCTACGGAAAGGTCGAGGCCGTCCCCCGCGGCCAGGCCCCCGCCGCCGTGGTGGAGACCGCGCTCCGGGCCGCCTCGCTCATCGGCCGGGGGCTGTACGGGGTCGACTTGAAGGAGACGGAGCGCGGGCCGGTGGTGATCGAGATCAACGACAACCCCAACCTCGACGTCGGCTACGAGGACGCGGTGGACGGGAACGTCATCTACGAAGACATCGTGAGCTTCTTCGTGCAGCGCATCGAGGAGGGATCTCCGTCACCGGCGGCGAACGGGGATGGAGACGGAGCCGGGCTGGCTTCCATCCGCCGCCCCGTGCAGGTGAAGGCGCAGGGCGACGGCGGCGCCAGGGGATACCGCGCCTTCGAGGTGGCGGGGATGGAGCTGGAGTACCCCACAGTGGACCGCGACCTGAACGTCGTCTCCCTGGTCGAGCCCGCCTTCCGCATCCTGGCCGGGCGGGGAACGAGCGACGTGCACCTGGGCGCCCTGGGCTTCAGCAACGAGATCGCCGACCACGTCTTCGAGGTGAAGACCACCGCGCCCGTCCGCTCCCTGCGCCAGGCCGAGGAGGTGCTGTACGAGGGCGTGCAGCGCTTCACCGCCGTGCTCCGCGACGAGTTCGACGCGCGGCTGATGCCCACGGGGATGCACCCCTGGTTCGACCCGCGAAAGGGGCGGCTCTGGGCGCGCTCGGGCGGCCGCATCTACGGCACCTACGAGCGCCTGTTCGACGTCCGCACGCACGGCTGGATGAACGTGCAGGCGTCGCACCTCAACCTCCCCTTCGGCAGCGAGCGGGAGACGCTGGCGATGCACACGGCCGCGGCGCTCCTCATCCCCTACCTTCCCGCGCTGGCGGCCAGCACGCCCATGTTCGAGGGCGACCTGCGGCCGCACGCCGACTCGCGGCTGGCGTGGATCCTGGAGCACCAGGCGCGCATCCCCGAGAGCTGCGGCCAGCTCGTTCCCGAATACGTGGAGAGCTTCGGGGATTACCGGAAGAACGTCCTCGGCCCGATGTACGCCGCGCTCGACCGGCTCCCCGGCGACACCTCGGCCATCCGCCACGAGTTCCTGAACGCCCGCGGCGCCGTCTTCAAGTTCTCGCGCCGGGCGATGGAGGTGCGCGTGCTGGACACGCAGGAGTGCGTGCGGATGGACGCCGCCATCGCCGCCTTCGTCCGCGCCGCGCTGAAGGAGATGACCAGGCGGGTGCTGGCGGGGCGCATCGTCCTCCCCCCGCACGAGCTGCTGGTGGAGGACTTCCGCGCCACCATCCGCGACGGCAGCGCCGCCGTGGTGACCGCCCCGCACGTCCCCGTGGAGCGCGACGAGACCGGCCGCACCGACGTCCGCGCCGTCCTGCGCGAGCTCCTGGCCGTCGCGCGCAAGGGCGCGCGCAAGGACGAAGCGCCGTACCTGGAGCTCGTCGCCGGTGTCATCGAGCGCGGCTCCCTCTCCGAGTGCATCCGCTCCGCCCTGCGCCCGTACGAGGAAGGGCCGGACGAAGACTTCACCGAAGCCGCCCGCCGCATCTACATCGAGCTGATGGACTGCCTCGAGGCCAACGAGCCCTGGCGCGGCCGGGGGCTCTGA